Below is a window of Zymoseptoria tritici IPO323 chromosome 12, whole genome shotgun sequence DNA.
CTCCCTGCTGTTGCGCTTGCCTGCGGCGGAGGAAATGATTGTGTTTGCGCCGACAACGAACACCACAGCAAACTCTGCACTTGCCAGTACGACTCAAACAACAACTGTGCATGCGGTTATTGGCACTACCTCAAATTCTGCGGCCTTTACACTTTCACCAAGCAATGCCGCGATTGCCCTTGTATGTTACTTCCATGCTGCACATGGTAAGGTACATGCTAACCAGTCAGGCAACAACGGAGGAAGCTGCAATACCTCTCACAAGCGAGGGACGGAAGTGACGAGTAGCTCAAAGTCTCGACGCCTCGAGGCACGAGCTCGGATTGAGCAATCGCTGGCCAAATAATGTTTACAAGGTGGCCTCTTTGTCGACACCACGGCTTCCGCTGCTACTCTCGCTCTCCGCTGGAGACCGTCACCCTGTGATCACTTTTTCTGGACTTCGTTCCGCGTCCGCTTGGGCTTTCTGCGAATATCACAAGACAACGCAATCGATGTTCTTCTCAGCACTGCCGCACGTTCACCTCCGCTGTCGCTTTTGTTCGCTGGACGACCATAACAACGCAATCAACGACCTTTTTAGCACTGGATAGCCATTAAGTTGGAGGACGGCGACGGGCGGAGGCTACAGTTCTCGGGTATGCATGTATTGCAGTTCGACTTTGGCAACGGGTTTCATATCTGTAAAAGGCGTTTAGTTGTCAACAGACCGTCTGATCTCGTGTGACGAACTCTCAGACGATGATGACCAGTCAGCAGCAACCCCTTGCTAAGCGACAAGTTCTTCCAAAAGTCACTACAACTCTCAAATGCTGGGTAGACCTTGAAGGCTGGTCGGCAACCCACACCCACTTCGGCAGTTGTGGGCCCCGAGATTTCGAACTGCCGAGCAATGCACCTCCGGTACGATGGTGCGGACTGAACGCCACAATCAAACAAAATGTCACCGACATCTAGTGCCAACTTCATGTTCACTACTTGAATTCCAAGATCATGCTCGAATACCTGCGATTGAAGTTGCTGGTGACATCCATTCGCCTCCCAGTGGCCATCAAAGCTTTCATCTCCGGCTCTCGCCCTCAGCCTGACGAAGTAATACACATTCCATCAAGAGAGCCTGGTCGGGTCATCAACGCAAATGTTTACAAAGCAACTCTACGGAACGGTCCACAGCCGGTACTGATCAACTTCCATGGGAGTGGCTTCGTTCTCCCATTGCATGGTAGCGACGATGAGTTCTGCCGACATATTTCCACAAACACAGATTATACCGTAATCGATGTTGCATATCGCCGTATGTTACCCTGCGTTTCGAGGACCAACTCTTCACAGACGTGCTCGCTGAAACGTACCATAGTGGCTCCCGAATATCCCTTTCCCGCCGccctcgaagatgtcgaaGATGCCATCAGATGGGCAAAGAGCCAGCCAAAAATCTACGATCTCACCAGGCTCTCGACCTCAGGCTTCAGCGCAGGCGCCAATCTGGCTCTCGTAGCTTCAGCATCAAGTTTCACTAAAGGCACGATCAACAGCGTGATCGCCTACTACCCTCCCGTCGACATCGCCCAGGACCCCGACTCCAAAGTCGCCCCCGATCCCTCTGGTAACCCCATTCCCGCATCTCTCGCTCGCATCTTTAACGACTGCTATCTCCAGAGTGGCGTCGATCCCAAAGATCCTCGGGTTTCGCCGACGTTTCTCTCCGTGGACAGTTTCCCGAGTAATCTGTTTTTGATTACTTGTGGGTTGGATACTCTTGCtccggaggcggaggaacTGGCTGAGCGACTGAAGAAGGTCGAAGGAATCAATTTGGAGCATAagaggatggagaagtgTGATCATGCGGTATGTTGTGCCAGCAGATATGCCGAGAAAATCACGACTGACGGTGCTTGTTAGTGGAATATAAGCACACAAGAAGGAACACCGCAGGATGCCGCTAAGAAAGAAGCCTATGCCATGACGGTGGACTTCCTGAATCGTTTGGGAATTTCATGGCAAGGATCTCGGCGATAGTGCTCGCAAGGGCTCATGCTGTTGTGCCTTCGTCCGGTGCTGGAATAACACTTTATCGATTTATCGGCCTTGTCAGCTACGACGCCCGACATCATTCTATGATCCACCTGCCCCGCCGGCAAGGCTCTTGTTGCTTTTCGGCCTCTCTGACGACTCTGACGAGGTCGATGCGAACACCGCATCCTCCGAGATGGACTCGCGGCCCACCCTTTGTGTCGACGAAAGGCGGAGATGTTTTGATTGCATGACAGGATGAAATATTGGGTCCGCAGTCGTTGGTCCAATCTAGCAGAGCGAAGGAAACAGATGAGCCAAATGTTGATGAAAGTTCATGTCAGCGTACACACGATCAATCACGGATCGATGAAAGTCGAATCGAAGATTGCTCAATTGACAATCAAACTGAAGCGAATGGCTAGATGGGTCGTCCGTCATTGTAAAGGGCGGGTAGATCGATGTCAATTGTCTCGCGCTTCGGACGGCGGAAGCGGTTCCTCAACCCATACCAGTATATCATTCGGCATTCCCGGGCTACTTGGCGACCTCGTCCTTCTCAGCCTCGGTCGGATAGAAGACGTCTGTCAAAGTCAGTAGGATCTCAAGACAGCCTGCTTCCAGGGCGCGCTTACAATCAGGTCCCGTTCCCTGGATCGGTGCACGCTTCTCCTTGTTCTTCGTCGCGACCTCGTCCTTCTCAGCCTCGGTTGGGTAGGAGATGTCTGTTGACCCGAGTCAGTATGATCTCGAGAAAGTCTGACTCCGGACAGTGCTTACAGTCAGGTCCTGTCCCTTGGATTGGTGCACGCTTCTCGTTGCTGTTCACGTAGTTCTCCGCTTCGATGACTGGGATCGGTTTGCCCAAGGCTGCTCATGCAGTCAGTAAGGTCATGTTCGGAACGGACAGCCCAATTCCGGACCGTGCTTACCGTTCCCTGACTCGATTGGGGCAGCCAAACCAAGGGCGGCGAGAGCCAATGCGAGGACATTGTACGTGAGCTTCATGATGTTTTGAATCGTCGGAAAGATGTGTACAATTCACTTGTGCGGATGTGCctgttggaggagaaggatgaggAATGATAATGAAGAAGTGACAGACGTGTAGCCCTATAACTCGTTAGTACGACTGTCCTCGAGCTATCGTTGAACACTGTCGTCATGAGCTTCTCACGAGACATCATCGAAGAGAGTACTAGGGTAGCTGTACGGAGTAGATTGTTGCGACCTGAACACGAGGAGTTGTAGTATAGTGTCACCGCTGTCAAAGTCCAAAGTCCCGGCCAGGAGGGATCCCAGCTTGTCACCGCATACTGTGGAAGCGCACAACTTTCGCCGATCTGCGGAATATCATCGAAGAAAGTGCCAGGGTAGCTGTAGATCGCTGGGACTTGGGCGCGAGGAGCTGAAGCACGCTatcgccgctctcgaagTCAAAGCCTCCACGCTGTCGATAGGTAAGGCGGTGAGATCTACCCAGCCAATGTCGTGCGCTCGGTAACGGCGATCGTCCAATCCGAGGCCTTCGATGCTTGCGAATCCGTGAAGAACCCTTCATCGAAGGTCCTGGACGAAGAGATGACTTCAACGGACAGAGAATGGCAAGGAACCGATGCCGGCGCTTGGTCCGTAATGAGGGGGTAGGAATCACGTTTGGTGTTAGCACTGGTCTGAAGCTGTTCCAATACTAGGAGCAACAGATCGTACGCGCTTCCACGTTCGATCGAGCCGAGACGAGTTCTAGATCGGTGACTGCTTGGACGTGACGGCGGAATGGCGTTCAACGGTAAGCGTGATCTCTTCTGTCTGCTTCTCGGGCCTGGAGACTTTGCTCTCGTCTTGTTGCTGACGCTTGCATCTTTGACCGATCTTGAGGCTCCGAGGCAGCACTTCATAAGTTCATTCCGGATGTGGGAAAGAGAGTGCCGTGGACGCAATGCACACCGAAAGTATCGTCTGAAAGATCTAGCGAGCACGAGCATGCAGCCAGTCGCACCTGTCTCGTATTGGCGTGATGTGACTCTGCTTGGGTTTCGCGGAACATGGAAGACGAGAGGACGTGCCAGGTGACGTCGGATTCTAGGTTACGTAATCGGGCCACGCTTCGGAGGCCACCACGCAGCAATGCAACCTCTTTTGCTTGCACTGTGTGTACACCGCACCGCATGCATGGTTCCGGCACAGGACTAGGCATGGGACTTGATGAGCACGCGATGCACCTTTGCGAGCCAGCGCACGGTCGGGGACCGAGAGAATTGCCGATGCATCGATCTCGACAAGCCGGCATTGTGTTTTTCAACAGCAAGAGCCAGTCCTATACCATGCTCAATCACGCGGGGTTTGACTGCTTCTGACGCAGATCACACAGGGTAAGCTGCAGAGACCGCCCATTGACACCTTCTCGGGCAAGTCTGATAGGCGCATCGTCGATACCGGCCTGTTCTCGAGCTCTATCCCGCCATCAGCTTTGCATCTGTCGCCGTCAGCAACCCGCTCCACCGCCGATCACTACCGAAGGTGGTCCAGAGATTCCAAGTATCCATTGGCATGCTGATACCAAGTCCCGGGAACGTCTCGCCTACCCCTCGTGACTACAGGGATCGAAATCTCGCGTTGGCCCCGGTTGTGAGGACATCATCGTCCCAGTGACGGGATCGCAGGGAGCACATATCTACCGGAGTCCTTCCGTCGCGGCTAGTTGTGAAGGTAGGGATGGTTTTTTCCACTCGGTAAACCACCGTTAAGTGTTCGGAATAATCCTGCGAGTAATCGACGGCTCGGCAATGGATGTACGTCACTGCATCACCGTGTTCGAAGGGAGAGTTATCGAACTCAACACTCGATTACTAGGTGCGGCCTCATCGAAGAGACATTTGTATAGCGGACGATGGCATGGACACACCAATTGGTCCCGCTAATGCTTCTCTTTTGTGGTGCTCATGGTCTCCAGCGGTCCTCTCCTGCCACCGATCAGCTATCGAATTCAGCACTGCAGGCACTCCGATCTCACGAAGATTTGGCAGCTTTTGTGCACGACGTCGAAGCAGTACCCGAGATTACCAATGTCATCCTTGCGCACCGAGACATCACGATCATGGCTCCTGTGAATTCCGCATGGCTTCGCGTGGATGCGACCAAACGCAGGAATCCAGCGTTTTTGGCGTGGCACATCATGAACGCAAATGTCCTCACAAGCGATGTACCTCTGGTCCAGTACGAGCAGCACCCTGGCATTACAATCCCGACATTCTTGAGTGGCAGCAAGAACTGGACCTATTCTGGAGAACCAGCATCTTTGGTTAGTGGCGGGCAGTCCCTCACGGCCATTACCTTGAAGACTGAAGATAATGTGATCTGGGTGTCAGGAAGCAGCAACGTTTCGTACATCAAACAAGCAGTCAGTATCAGGCTCCAAGATCTGAAATGGAAGCAGAAATTTGACATCAGCCCAGAACATCAGCTACGACCGGGGCATAATTCACAAGATCGACCCGGCTTTGCAGTTTCCAACCAGCGCGTACGAGACGGCTTTCGCCGTGGGATTGTACAGTTACTGTTGGGCTGTATTCACGGCAGGCCTCGACCAGGAGATCCGTCGCATTCCAAACTCGACGTTTTTGCTGCCGATCAACGAGGCATTCCACGCGGCgctccccttcctcctcggtgcGACTCGGGAGGAGTTCAAGCGAATTGTCTACCGACACGTCATTCCTGGACGAGTCCTTTGG
It encodes the following:
- a CDS encoding beta-Ig-H3/fasciclin; the protein is MDRSSPATDQLSNSALQALRSHEDLAAFVHDVEAVPEITNVILAHRDITIMAPVNSAWLRVDATKRRNPAFLAWHIMNANVLTSDVPLVQYEQHPGITIPTFLSGSKNWTYSGEPASLNISYDRGIIHKIDPALQFPTSAYETAFAVGLYSYCWAVFTAGLDQEIRRIPNSTFLLPINEAFHAALPFLLGATREEFKRIVYRHVIPGRVLWSHEFSNASHETVEGSTVQIRGGNGPTWFVDDAMILDGSDKPLYNGLLAMRCSPIFDLVKVSTLVDLLKFGLWSHRDLIPANCDWDKVTMAGNDLPQVVYRHVSAACATRELRLTQTMV